A portion of the Sulfurimonas hongkongensis genome contains these proteins:
- a CDS encoding DUF3015 family protein, producing the protein MKKILLSAVAVIALTSSAMANVNSQTGCGLGSMIIKDDSTAVMLALQATTNGTSGNQTFGITSGTSGCTKTKFVMNERAEEFVASNMDILAKEIAVGHGESIDTLAELLNVEDSATFASSLQANYNSIYTSKSVEMSDVLDNISTTSL; encoded by the coding sequence ATGAAAAAAATTCTATTAAGTGCAGTAGCAGTAATTGCGTTAACTTCATCAGCTATGGCAAATGTTAATTCTCAAACAGGTTGTGGACTTGGTTCTATGATTATCAAGGATGATTCAACAGCAGTTATGTTAGCTCTGCAAGCTACTACAAATGGTACCTCTGGTAACCAAACTTTTGGTATCACTTCTGGAACTTCTGGTTGTACTAAAACTAAGTTTGTTATGAATGAAAGAGCTGAGGAGTTTGTTGCGTCAAACATGGATATTCTTGCAAAAGAGATTGCGGTTGGTCATGGAGAGTCAATCGACACTCTAGCAGAGCTTTTAAACGTTGAAGATTCTGCAACATTTGCATCTTCGCTTCAAGCAAACTACAACAGCATCTATACTTCAAAAAGTGTAGAAATGTCTGATGTTCTAGATAACATCTCTACTACTTCTTTATAA